Proteins from a single region of Desulfobacter postgatei 2ac9:
- a CDS encoding type I restriction enzyme HsdR N-terminal domain-containing protein: MTLDQVTDYITGKEIDNVGAEASRQIFEKFLVESKGYPKSDVLVDVPLTVQFKGEDYPSVIDLIVSVEERPFMAITCVAGSIGSYEREILAGARLVYDHIIPFAISTDARDAIIKDACTGKTIGQGLDAIPDYSQAQAILKKIESTILDPDKRSGEMIIYRSFNIEKINKL; this comes from the coding sequence ATGACACTTGATCAAGTTACCGACTATATTACCGGCAAAGAGATAGATAATGTCGGCGCTGAAGCCAGCCGACAGATTTTTGAAAAATTCCTGGTCGAGAGCAAAGGATACCCCAAATCAGATGTTCTTGTGGACGTTCCTCTGACCGTCCAGTTCAAGGGCGAAGATTATCCATCCGTGATTGATCTGATTGTAAGCGTGGAAGAGCGCCCCTTTATGGCCATCACCTGTGTGGCGGGGTCTATTGGATCCTATGAAAGGGAAATTCTGGCCGGTGCCAGACTGGTTTATGACCACATCATTCCCTTTGCCATATCCACGGATGCCAGAGACGCCATTATCAAAGATGCCTGCACAGGAAAAACCATCGGACAGGGACTTGACGCCATTCCGGATTATTCCCAGGCCCAGGCCATTCTAAAGAAAATTGAATCCACGATCCTTGATCCGGATAAAAGAAGCGGTGAGATGATTATCTACAGATCTTTCAACATAGAAAAGATCAACAAATTATAA